One Nocardioides aromaticivorans genomic window carries:
- the lnt gene encoding apolipoprotein N-acyltransferase, whose amino-acid sequence MLQRSFLAVLGGVLLTASFEPIAFAWLLPFGVASFALLTSGLSVRRSGVVGLVFGVAFYFSHIEWMRASIGPDAWLALSTVEALFYGLLGLAVPLLRRLPWWPVWLAAAWTTMETARSGWPFSGMPWGRLSFAAIDTPAAPAVAYVGMTGLSFLLALLGFLLARAVEDRSLPAVGALVAMCALVVVPAVFPWTVPETGKATVAVVQGNVPGPGNDILWDPRGVTQNHVDATVELAADVAAGNEPMPDFVLWPENSTAVDPFDDLPVSTGIQQAVQAIGVPVVVGGIVDDGPDHVLNQGIVWDPEAGAGDRYTKHHPVPYGEYIPFRDIWDPKFGQLALISRDMKSGTRTEPLRVAGVRVADAICFDVAYDDVMPPQVRDGAELLAVQTSNASFIFTHQIEQQFAITRLRAIEAGRWLTVASTNGRSGVIAPDGTVVATAPKLRTAVMVEEVGLASGLTPAMWLGPWPTRLFTGSTLAALVCGAIAYRRGREFAGPVEVPAKEPSDAC is encoded by the coding sequence GTGCTGCAGCGCTCGTTCCTCGCGGTCCTCGGGGGAGTCCTCCTCACCGCGTCCTTCGAGCCGATCGCGTTCGCGTGGCTGCTCCCGTTCGGCGTCGCGTCCTTCGCGCTGCTCACCTCCGGCCTGTCGGTACGCCGCTCCGGCGTGGTCGGCCTGGTCTTCGGCGTCGCCTTCTACTTCAGCCACATCGAGTGGATGCGGGCCTCGATCGGCCCGGACGCCTGGCTCGCCCTGTCCACCGTCGAGGCCCTCTTCTACGGGTTGCTGGGCCTCGCGGTGCCGCTGCTGCGCCGACTGCCGTGGTGGCCGGTCTGGCTGGCCGCGGCGTGGACGACGATGGAGACCGCGCGAAGCGGCTGGCCGTTCAGCGGCATGCCGTGGGGGCGGTTGTCCTTCGCGGCGATCGACACGCCCGCCGCGCCGGCCGTCGCCTACGTCGGGATGACCGGGCTGTCCTTCCTCCTGGCGCTGCTCGGCTTCCTGCTGGCCCGTGCCGTCGAGGACCGCTCCCTGCCCGCCGTCGGCGCACTGGTCGCCATGTGCGCGCTCGTCGTGGTGCCGGCGGTGTTCCCCTGGACGGTCCCCGAGACGGGGAAGGCCACGGTGGCGGTCGTCCAGGGGAACGTGCCCGGCCCGGGCAACGACATCCTCTGGGACCCGCGAGGCGTGACGCAGAACCACGTGGACGCGACCGTCGAGCTGGCTGCGGACGTCGCGGCCGGCAACGAGCCGATGCCGGACTTCGTGCTCTGGCCGGAGAACTCCACCGCCGTCGACCCCTTCGACGACCTGCCGGTCAGCACCGGCATCCAGCAGGCGGTGCAGGCGATCGGCGTCCCCGTCGTCGTCGGTGGCATCGTCGACGACGGTCCCGACCACGTGCTCAACCAGGGCATCGTCTGGGATCCCGAGGCGGGTGCCGGTGACCGCTACACGAAGCACCACCCCGTGCCGTACGGCGAGTACATCCCCTTCCGCGACATCTGGGACCCCAAGTTCGGGCAGCTCGCCCTGATCTCCCGGGACATGAAGAGCGGCACCCGCACCGAGCCACTGCGGGTCGCCGGGGTGCGGGTCGCCGACGCGATCTGCTTCGACGTCGCGTACGACGACGTGATGCCCCCGCAGGTCCGCGACGGGGCGGAACTGCTCGCCGTGCAGACGAGCAACGCGAGCTTCATCTTCACCCACCAGATCGAGCAGCAGTTCGCCATCACCCGGCTGCGCGCCATCGAGGCCGGCCGGTGGCTCACGGTCGCCTCGACCAACGGCCGCAGCGGCGTGATCGCGCCGGACGGCACCGTCGTCGCGACGGCCCCGAAGCTGAGGACCGCGGTGATGGTCGAGGAGGTCGGCCTGGCGAGCGGGCTCACCCCCGCGATGTGGCTGGGGCCGTGGCCCACCCGGTTGTTCACCGGATCGACCCTTGCCGCTCTCGTCTGTGGTGCCATCGCGTACCGTCGAGGGCGAGAGTTTGCCGGGCCCGTGGAAGTCCCGGCGAAGGAGCCCAGCGATGCTTGTTGA
- a CDS encoding Lrp/AsnC family transcriptional regulator gives MSQSSHPAVEATDRQILELLAKDGRMSYTDLGRATGLSTSAVHQRVKRLEQRGLILGYGATVNYAEIGLPLTAFIAIRPIDPSQPDDCPDRLVDMPEIESCWSVAGEESYVLKVRTTSPAEMEGLLGRIRSAANVSTRTTIVLSTYYENRPVS, from the coding sequence GTGAGTCAGAGCAGCCATCCAGCCGTCGAGGCGACCGATCGGCAGATCCTGGAGCTCCTGGCCAAGGACGGGCGGATGTCCTACACCGATCTCGGGCGGGCCACGGGGCTCTCCACCTCGGCCGTGCACCAGCGGGTCAAGCGACTCGAGCAGCGCGGCCTCATCCTCGGCTACGGCGCGACGGTGAACTATGCCGAGATCGGCCTACCACTGACGGCGTTCATCGCCATCCGCCCCATCGACCCGTCCCAGCCGGACGACTGCCCCGACCGGCTGGTCGACATGCCGGAGATCGAGTCGTGCTGGTCCGTGGCCGGCGAGGAGTCGTACGTCCTCAAGGTCCGCACCACCTCGCCCGCCGAGATGGAGGGCCTGCTGGGCCGGATCCGGAGCGCGGCCAACGTCTCCACGCGCACCACGATCGTGCTCTCGACGTACTACGAGAACCGTCCGGTGAGCTGA
- a CDS encoding 5'-3' exonuclease, producing MTDRLLLLDTASLYFRAFFGSPEILSPGGTNVNAVRGLLDYISRLVEQYQPTHLACCWDDDWRPQWRVDLIPTYKAHRVVEEVVGAPDVEEVPDPLELQVPVIREVLDAFGIAVVGAPGYEADDVIGTLATGAGMPVDVVTGDRDLFQLVDDAAGVRILYVGRGVGRHERVDEAWVLEKYGVRADQYADFATLRGDASDGLPGVKGVGEKTAASLLQKYDDIPGILAAVEDPGSDLGPGPRLKIRDAAAYLEVAPTVVAVARDIDLRRDHLALPQHPMDADRLAALVEQWGLASPVARLTGVLASLAVEPAADM from the coding sequence GTGACGGACCGCCTGCTGCTCCTGGACACCGCCAGCCTCTACTTCCGGGCCTTCTTCGGCTCGCCCGAGATCCTCTCCCCCGGCGGCACCAACGTGAACGCTGTCCGCGGCCTGCTCGACTACATCTCCCGGCTGGTGGAGCAGTACCAGCCGACCCACCTCGCCTGCTGCTGGGACGACGACTGGCGCCCGCAGTGGCGCGTCGACCTGATCCCGACCTACAAGGCGCACCGTGTCGTCGAGGAGGTCGTCGGCGCCCCGGACGTCGAGGAGGTCCCGGACCCGCTGGAGCTGCAGGTACCGGTCATCCGCGAGGTGCTGGACGCGTTCGGCATCGCCGTGGTGGGCGCCCCCGGATACGAGGCCGACGACGTGATCGGCACGCTCGCGACCGGTGCCGGGATGCCGGTCGACGTGGTGACCGGCGACCGCGACCTCTTCCAGCTGGTCGACGACGCCGCCGGCGTCCGGATCCTGTACGTCGGCCGCGGGGTCGGCCGGCACGAGCGTGTCGACGAGGCCTGGGTGCTGGAGAAGTACGGCGTGCGGGCCGACCAGTACGCCGACTTCGCGACCCTGCGCGGGGACGCGTCCGACGGCCTGCCGGGCGTGAAGGGGGTCGGCGAGAAGACGGCCGCCAGCCTCCTGCAGAAGTACGACGACATCCCGGGCATCCTCGCCGCGGTCGAGGATCCGGGCAGCGACCTGGGCCCGGGTCCCCGGCTGAAGATCCGCGACGCGGCGGCGTACCTCGAGGTGGCTCCGACCGTCGTCGCGGTGGCCCGCGACATCGATCTCCGCCGCGACCACCTCGCGCTCCCCCAGCACCCAATGGACGCCGACCGGCTGGCGGCACTGGTGGAGCAGTGGGGCCTCGCGAGTCCGGTCGCACGGCTGACCGGCGTGCTCGCGTCACTCGCGGTGGAGCCCGCGGCCGACATGTAA
- the urtA gene encoding urea ABC transporter substrate-binding protein, with protein MFHSRSRLATGSVLVLTAALSLSACGGSKSGESSSAESCVDTSGDTIKLGFLNSTSGAMAISEQTVRDSLVMALEEINADGGILGKKIEPVVEDGASDPAVFAEKIEKLLTGDCVAAVFGGWTSASRKAMLPVVEADNGLLFYPVQYEGLEASKNIYYTGATTNQQIIPAMDFLKSKGVKTLFLAGSDYVFPRTANKIIKQYAKELGIEIVGEEYVPLDDDDWTTQVSKIVKAKPDFVFNTINGSSNVGFIKAYYEQGLSPETSPIISVSIAEEEAPAMGKDVTGQFAAWNYFQSVKSPTNDAFIKAFKAKYGDKRPTSDPMEAAYTSLYLYKALVEKADSFDVDKINAAADGVTFDAPEGTVTIDGENHHIAKTGLIGRINKDNQFDVVWSSDAPIEPDPFLKGYSWWDPSGE; from the coding sequence TTGTTCCATTCCCGCTCCCGCCTTGCGACCGGCTCCGTGCTCGTGCTCACCGCGGCACTCAGCCTCAGCGCCTGTGGCGGTTCCAAGTCCGGGGAGTCGAGCTCAGCCGAGAGCTGCGTCGACACCTCCGGTGACACCATCAAGCTCGGGTTCCTGAACTCCACCTCCGGCGCCATGGCGATCAGCGAGCAGACCGTTCGCGACTCGCTGGTGATGGCCCTGGAGGAGATCAACGCCGACGGCGGCATCCTCGGGAAGAAGATCGAGCCGGTGGTGGAGGACGGGGCCAGTGACCCGGCCGTCTTCGCCGAGAAGATCGAGAAGCTGCTCACCGGCGACTGCGTCGCGGCCGTCTTCGGCGGCTGGACCTCCGCGTCGCGCAAGGCGATGCTCCCGGTCGTCGAGGCCGACAACGGGCTGCTCTTCTACCCGGTGCAGTACGAGGGCCTCGAGGCGTCGAAGAACATCTACTACACCGGCGCCACGACCAACCAGCAGATCATCCCGGCCATGGACTTCCTCAAGTCCAAGGGCGTGAAGACCCTGTTCCTCGCGGGTTCGGACTACGTCTTCCCGCGCACCGCCAACAAGATCATCAAGCAGTACGCCAAGGAGCTCGGCATCGAGATCGTCGGCGAGGAGTACGTCCCGCTGGACGACGACGACTGGACCACCCAGGTGTCGAAGATCGTCAAGGCGAAGCCGGACTTCGTGTTCAACACGATCAACGGCTCGTCCAATGTCGGCTTCATCAAGGCGTACTACGAGCAGGGCCTGAGCCCCGAGACGTCGCCGATCATCTCGGTCTCCATCGCCGAGGAGGAGGCGCCGGCGATGGGCAAGGACGTCACCGGCCAGTTCGCCGCGTGGAACTACTTCCAGTCGGTGAAGAGCCCGACCAACGACGCGTTCATCAAGGCGTTCAAGGCCAAGTACGGCGACAAGCGGCCCACGTCGGACCCGATGGAGGCGGCGTACACCTCGCTCTACCTCTACAAGGCGCTGGTCGAGAAGGCCGACTCCTTCGACGTCGACAAGATCAACGCCGCGGCCGACGGGGTCACCTTCGACGCCCCCGAGGGCACGGTCACGATCGACGGCGAGAACCACCACATCGCCAAGACCGGCCTGATCGGGCGGATCAACAAGGACAACCAGTTCGACGTGGTCTGGTCCTCGGACGCGCCGATCGAGCCCGACCCGTTCCTGAAGGGCTACTCGTGGTGGGACCCCAGCGGCGAGTGA
- the urtB gene encoding urea ABC transporter permease subunit UrtB, whose amino-acid sequence MDAFTTPLLAGAATGALLLIAALGLALTFGQMGVINMAHGEFLMAGAYTAYLTQQVVTNTDISILVALPVAFLVAGLLGLLLEVAIIQWMYRRPLDTLLVTVGVSLLLQQLAKDVFGAQGDPVHTPGWLDGNVDVFGYHWPYRQMFTIVLALAALGALGALLKYTAYGRQIRATVQNRDLAETMGVSTRTVDRVTFFVGSGLAGIGGVAVSLISGTNPNLGTTYIISAFLVVVAGGLGQLKGTVIAAFAVGIVTAYLTDWYSSSMAQVVTFGLVVVFLQLRPQGLFTVRTRGLA is encoded by the coding sequence GTGGACGCGTTCACCACCCCGCTGCTCGCCGGTGCCGCCACCGGCGCGTTGCTGCTCATCGCCGCGCTCGGCCTGGCCCTCACCTTCGGCCAGATGGGCGTGATCAACATGGCGCACGGCGAGTTCCTCATGGCCGGCGCCTACACGGCCTATCTCACCCAGCAGGTCGTGACCAACACCGACATCTCGATCCTCGTCGCGCTGCCGGTGGCATTCCTCGTCGCCGGCCTGCTCGGCCTCCTGCTGGAGGTCGCGATCATCCAGTGGATGTACCGGCGCCCGCTGGACACGCTGCTCGTCACCGTCGGCGTCAGCCTGCTGCTCCAGCAGCTCGCCAAGGACGTGTTCGGCGCGCAGGGCGACCCGGTGCACACGCCGGGCTGGCTCGACGGCAACGTCGACGTGTTCGGCTACCACTGGCCCTACCGGCAGATGTTCACGATCGTGCTCGCGCTCGCCGCGCTCGGAGCCCTCGGCGCACTGCTGAAGTACACCGCCTACGGACGCCAGATCCGGGCGACCGTGCAGAACCGCGACCTCGCCGAGACGATGGGCGTCTCCACGCGCACCGTCGACCGGGTCACCTTCTTCGTCGGCTCCGGCCTGGCGGGCATCGGCGGCGTCGCCGTGTCCCTCATCTCCGGCACGAACCCGAACCTCGGGACGACGTACATCATCTCGGCGTTCCTCGTCGTCGTGGCCGGCGGTCTCGGCCAGCTCAAGGGCACGGTGATCGCGGCCTTCGCCGTCGGCATCGTCACCGCGTACCTGACCGACTGGTACAGCTCGAGCATGGCCCAGGTGGTCACCTTCGGGCTCGTCGTGGTCTTCCTCCAGCTCCGGCCCCAGGGCCTGTTCACCGTGCGTACCAGGGGGCTCGCATGA
- the urtC gene encoding urea ABC transporter permease subunit UrtC yields MKHLQKWGPLVGIALIAIALLVVAPAVLSPFRLNNLGKYVCWAIAGVGIGLAWGRGGMLVMGQGVFFGLGGYAMAMHLKLEAAMATGGPDAIPDFMVLYGDGTMPGWWEPFRSGAFTLFAIVALPAVATAILGWAIFKRRVKGAYFAILTQALAVAFATLLIATIKQTGGFNGLNQFTVFFGYNLYDPVNKKMIYSIAAAVLVACLLVVWQLYRSRFGELLVATRDAEERVRFLGHDPANIKLVAFVVAAVMASVGGALFAPITGIISPSDVDATASIFLIAGVALGGRALLLGPALGALAVGYGRTSLSESFPDQWTYFLGLLFIVVILFFPAGLGSVWSQALGRLRSVVRSPAVPKHRTAEPAVDDLEVAR; encoded by the coding sequence ATGAAGCACCTGCAGAAGTGGGGACCGCTCGTCGGCATCGCCCTGATCGCGATCGCCCTGCTCGTCGTCGCGCCGGCCGTGCTCAGCCCGTTCCGGCTCAACAATCTCGGCAAGTACGTCTGCTGGGCGATCGCGGGCGTCGGCATCGGCCTCGCGTGGGGGCGCGGGGGCATGCTCGTCATGGGCCAGGGCGTCTTCTTCGGCCTCGGCGGCTACGCGATGGCCATGCACCTCAAGCTCGAGGCCGCGATGGCCACGGGTGGCCCGGACGCCATCCCCGACTTCATGGTCCTGTACGGCGACGGCACGATGCCCGGCTGGTGGGAGCCCTTCCGCAGCGGCGCCTTCACCCTGTTCGCCATCGTCGCCCTCCCGGCGGTCGCTACCGCGATCCTCGGCTGGGCAATCTTCAAGAGGCGGGTCAAGGGCGCCTACTTCGCGATCCTCACCCAGGCGCTGGCGGTCGCGTTCGCGACCCTGCTGATCGCGACCATCAAGCAGACGGGCGGCTTCAACGGGCTCAACCAGTTCACCGTGTTCTTCGGCTACAACCTCTACGACCCGGTGAACAAGAAGATGATCTACTCGATCGCCGCGGCCGTGCTGGTGGCCTGCCTGCTCGTGGTGTGGCAGCTCTACCGCAGCCGCTTCGGCGAGTTGCTGGTCGCGACCCGGGACGCCGAGGAGCGCGTCCGCTTCCTGGGGCACGACCCGGCCAACATCAAGCTGGTCGCCTTCGTGGTCGCCGCGGTGATGGCGAGCGTTGGCGGCGCCCTCTTCGCGCCGATCACCGGCATCATCTCGCCGTCCGACGTCGACGCGACCGCGTCGATCTTCCTGATCGCCGGCGTCGCGCTCGGCGGACGCGCACTCCTGCTGGGTCCGGCGCTGGGTGCGCTCGCCGTCGGCTACGGACGCACGTCGCTCTCGGAGTCCTTCCCGGACCAGTGGACCTACTTCCTGGGCCTGCTGTTCATCGTCGTGATCCTGTTCTTCCCCGCCGGTCTCGGCAGCGTCTGGTCCCAGGCCCTCGGACGGCTGCGCTCGGTGGTCCGCTCCCCCGCCGTCCCGAAGCACCGCACGGCAGAGCCGGCGGTCGACGACCTGGAGGTCGCCCGATGA
- the urtD gene encoding urea ABC transporter ATP-binding protein UrtD: MNDDYLEIRGLSVEFDGFKAIDGVDLTLLQGRLHFLIGPNGAGKTTLVDAVTGLVPATGLARYRHRDLLHTKSHRIVRAGIGRTFQTATVFEGLSVLQNLDIAGGVHRSAWRMALARRGTPSYVEEALETIGLADLRDKPAGVLAHGQKQWLEIGMLLVQDARVMLLDEPVAGMSAEERAETGELLRRIGRERTIVVIEHDMEFVRSYADVVTVMHAGKVLAEGKVAEIQADPRVQEVYLGRQAETSAAEASEEVDHA, from the coding sequence ATGAACGACGACTACCTGGAGATCCGGGGGCTGAGCGTCGAGTTCGATGGCTTCAAGGCCATCGACGGGGTCGACCTGACCCTGCTGCAGGGCCGCCTGCACTTCCTGATCGGGCCCAACGGGGCCGGCAAGACCACGCTCGTGGACGCGGTGACCGGGCTCGTGCCCGCCACCGGGCTGGCCCGGTACCGCCACCGGGACCTGTTGCACACCAAGTCGCACCGGATCGTGCGCGCCGGCATCGGCCGCACCTTCCAGACGGCGACGGTGTTCGAGGGCCTCTCGGTCCTGCAGAACCTCGACATCGCCGGCGGGGTCCACCGGTCGGCGTGGAGGATGGCGCTCGCCCGGCGCGGCACGCCGTCGTACGTCGAGGAGGCGCTGGAGACCATCGGGCTCGCGGACCTGCGCGACAAGCCCGCGGGAGTCCTGGCCCACGGCCAGAAGCAGTGGCTCGAGATCGGGATGCTGCTGGTGCAGGACGCCCGGGTGATGCTGCTCGACGAGCCGGTGGCCGGCATGAGCGCCGAGGAGCGGGCCGAGACCGGCGAGCTGCTGCGGCGGATCGGCCGCGAGCGGACCATCGTCGTGATCGAGCACGACATGGAGTTCGTCCGCAGCTACGCCGACGTGGTGACCGTGATGCATGCCGGCAAGGTGCTGGCCGAGGGCAAGGTGGCGGAGATCCAGGCCGATCCGCGGGTCCAGGAGGTCTACCTGGGCCGACAGGCCGAGACGAGTGCCGCCGAGGCGAGCGAGGAGGTCGACCATGCTTGA
- a CDS encoding ATP-binding cassette domain-containing protein has translation MLELRGVSAGYGRTRVLEDVSLEVPDGGAVAVMGHNGAGKTTVLRVAVGLLPVMRGQVLLDGEDVTRLRPNKRVARGLGYVPQGQLSFPQMTTLENLQLVSTDRAAIDEVLDTFPALRDLLARRAGLLSGGQRQQLAIARTLLTKPRMLILDEPTEGIQPNVVAEIEAVITALTARGDLSVLLVEQHVGFALRSTDAYYVLESGRVTSSGAGGAGALEAVRTAMAV, from the coding sequence ATGCTTGAGCTGCGAGGGGTGAGCGCCGGCTACGGCCGCACCCGCGTCCTGGAGGACGTGTCGCTGGAGGTCCCCGATGGCGGCGCCGTCGCCGTGATGGGTCACAACGGCGCGGGCAAGACCACGGTGCTGCGCGTCGCGGTGGGTCTGCTGCCGGTGATGCGCGGGCAGGTGCTGCTCGACGGCGAGGACGTGACCCGGCTCCGCCCGAACAAGCGGGTGGCGCGCGGCCTGGGCTACGTCCCGCAGGGCCAGCTGTCGTTCCCCCAGATGACGACCCTGGAGAACCTGCAGCTGGTCAGCACCGACCGGGCGGCGATCGACGAGGTGCTGGACACCTTCCCGGCGCTGCGTGACCTGCTCGCACGCAGGGCGGGTCTGCTCTCCGGAGGCCAGCGCCAACAGCTCGCGATCGCGCGGACGCTCCTGACCAAGCCGCGGATGCTGATCCTCGACGAGCCGACCGAGGGCATCCAGCCCAATGTGGTCGCCGAGATCGAGGCGGTCATCACCGCGCTCACGGCGCGGGGGGACCTGTCGGTCCTGCTGGTCGAGCAGCACGTCGGCTTCGCCCTGCGCAGCACCGACGCCTACTACGTGCTGGAGTCGGGCCGGGTCACCTCGAGCGGTGCCGGCGGCGCCGGAGCGCTCGAGGCGGTTCGTACGGCGATGGCAGTCTGA
- a CDS encoding urease subunit gamma produces the protein MHLTPSDTEKLLLSVAGMVARDRLDRGVRLNYPEAVALLSCWVIEEARAGALVSDLMERGRDVLRREQVMAGVPEMLVDVQVEATFRDGRKLVTLHHPIA, from the coding sequence ATGCACCTGACACCCTCCGACACGGAGAAGCTGCTGCTGAGCGTCGCCGGCATGGTCGCCCGGGACCGGCTGGACCGCGGGGTCCGGCTCAACTACCCCGAGGCGGTCGCCCTGCTGTCCTGCTGGGTCATCGAGGAGGCCCGCGCCGGTGCGCTGGTCTCGGACCTGATGGAGCGCGGCCGCGACGTGCTGCGCCGCGAGCAGGTCATGGCCGGCGTCCCCGAGATGCTGGTCGACGTCCAGGTCGAGGCCACCTTCCGCGACGGGCGCAAGCTCGTCACTCTCCACCACCCGATCGCGTGA
- the ureB gene encoding urease subunit beta — protein sequence MGIVSDGPGATRTAPGTVVLNADRSPDERGLLVVTNTGDRPVQIGSHIHLPDVNAALDFDRAAAYGFRLDIPSGTSRRFEPGASQEVAIVALRGARVVPGIQVRTDGGRLDG from the coding sequence ATGGGCATCGTGAGCGACGGACCGGGCGCCACCCGGACCGCACCCGGCACGGTCGTGCTGAACGCGGACCGCTCCCCCGACGAGCGTGGCCTGCTGGTGGTCACCAACACCGGCGACCGGCCGGTGCAGATCGGCTCGCACATCCACCTGCCCGACGTGAACGCCGCCCTCGACTTCGACCGTGCGGCGGCGTACGGCTTCCGGCTGGACATCCCCTCGGGGACGTCACGCCGGTTCGAGCCGGGCGCGTCCCAGGAGGTCGCGATCGTCGCGCTCCGGGGAGCGCGGGTGGTGCCGGGCATCCAGGTGCGCACGGACGGAGGCCGGCTCGATGGTTGA
- a CDS encoding urease subunit alpha: MVEISRAAYAALYGPTVGDQVRLGDTDLWIEVEQDWVVGGEEAVFGGGKSIRESMAQSTRTSAEGALDTVITNALVLDHWGVVRADVGIKDGRIVALGRSGNPDIADGVHPDLVIGPGTDVVAGEGKILTAGAIDVHVHLLSRSQLVEALATGITTIAGGGTGPSEGSKATTVTPGAWHLATVHRALDSVPLNILLFGKGNTVSAGGLAEQALGGAAGYKVHEDWGSTPAAIDASLRAADEFGLQVALHSDSLNEAGYVESTIAAIAGRGIHAFHAEGAGGGHAPDILTVASLPHVIPGSTNPTLPHTVNTVAEHLDMLMVCHHLNPQVPEDLAFAESRIRATTIAAEDLLHDLGALSITSSDAQAMGRIGEVVCRTWQVAHVMKARYGAHGDLAEGPADNARARRYVAKYTINPAVAHGIDHEVGSVEPGKLADLVLWDPRFFGIRPQVVMKSGALVWGALGDPNASIPTPQPVLMRPTLGDDGSAHGVTFVSPAALEDGLADRLGLRRRLAAVKPTRAVTKADMANNTALPRIDIDPETFAIDVDGERIVPAPATELPLAQLYSMF, translated from the coding sequence ATGGTTGAGATCAGCCGTGCGGCGTACGCCGCCCTGTACGGCCCGACCGTCGGCGACCAGGTCCGGCTCGGCGACACCGACCTGTGGATCGAGGTCGAGCAGGACTGGGTGGTCGGCGGCGAGGAGGCGGTCTTCGGCGGCGGCAAGTCGATCAGGGAGTCGATGGCGCAGTCGACGCGCACGTCGGCCGAGGGCGCCCTCGACACGGTCATCACCAACGCGCTGGTGCTCGACCACTGGGGCGTCGTCCGGGCCGACGTGGGGATCAAGGACGGGCGGATCGTGGCGCTGGGCCGGTCGGGCAACCCCGACATCGCCGACGGCGTCCACCCCGACCTCGTGATCGGTCCCGGGACCGACGTGGTCGCCGGCGAGGGCAAGATCCTCACCGCGGGCGCCATCGACGTGCACGTGCACCTGCTCTCCCGCTCGCAGCTGGTGGAGGCGCTGGCCACCGGCATCACCACCATCGCGGGTGGCGGCACCGGCCCGTCCGAGGGCTCGAAGGCCACCACGGTGACGCCCGGTGCGTGGCACCTGGCGACCGTGCACCGGGCGCTGGACTCGGTGCCGCTGAACATCCTGCTGTTCGGCAAGGGCAACACGGTCAGCGCCGGCGGGCTCGCCGAGCAGGCGCTGGGCGGCGCGGCCGGCTACAAGGTGCACGAGGACTGGGGATCGACGCCCGCGGCCATCGACGCCTCGCTGCGCGCGGCGGACGAGTTCGGCCTGCAGGTCGCACTGCACTCCGACAGCCTCAACGAGGCCGGCTACGTCGAGTCGACCATCGCCGCGATCGCCGGTCGGGGCATCCACGCCTTCCACGCCGAGGGCGCGGGTGGCGGGCACGCGCCGGACATCCTCACCGTGGCCTCGCTGCCGCACGTGATCCCCGGCTCGACCAACCCGACGCTGCCGCACACCGTCAACACGGTCGCCGAGCACCTCGACATGCTGATGGTCTGCCACCACCTCAACCCGCAGGTCCCCGAGGACCTCGCGTTCGCCGAGTCCCGGATCCGGGCCACCACGATCGCCGCGGAGGACCTGCTGCACGACCTCGGGGCCCTCTCGATCACGTCGTCCGACGCGCAGGCCATGGGCCGCATCGGCGAGGTGGTCTGCCGGACCTGGCAGGTCGCGCACGTCATGAAGGCCCGCTACGGCGCCCACGGCGACCTCGCCGAGGGGCCGGCGGACAACGCGCGGGCCCGGCGCTACGTCGCGAAGTACACGATCAACCCGGCCGTCGCGCACGGCATCGACCACGAGGTCGGCTCGGTGGAGCCCGGCAAGCTCGCCGACCTCGTCCTCTGGGACCCGCGCTTCTTCGGGATCCGGCCGCAGGTGGTGATGAAGTCCGGAGCGCTCGTGTGGGGGGCACTCGGGGACCCGAACGCCTCCATCCCGACACCGCAGCCGGTGCTGATGCGGCCCACCCTCGGCGACGACGGCAGCGCGCACGGCGTGACCTTCGTGTCGCCTGCGGCGCTGGAGGACGGCCTCGCCGACCGGCTGGGGCTGCGTCGCCGGCTCGCGGCGGTGAAGCCGACGCGAGCGGTCACCAAGGCCGACATGGCCAACAACACCGCGCTGCCGCGGATCGACATCGACCCGGAGACCTTCGCGATCGACGTCGACGGCGAGCGGATCGTGCCGGCCCCGGCCACCGAGCTGCCCCTGGCGCAGCTGTACTCGATGTTCTGA